From a single Sinorhizobium sp. RAC02 genomic region:
- a CDS encoding TrkH family potassium uptake protein translates to MNATIFRSAINIAAISGIYLSVAMLIPAFIDVYYGHPDSEVFFLSAFMTGGLSLATAAATRAGPPPFNKRMGFLVVNMLWLSASFIGAMPLWLSSMKLTFAQAFFESVSAISTTGSTVIVGLDDAPPGILMWRSLLHWLGGIGILALGLFIMPYLRVGGMSFFKLESSDTADKPFARIASYTRAFLAIYVAITLICAITYAALGMSRFDALNHAMSTVATGGLSTHDASFGYFKSLPLLWAATFFMTLSSLPFSVLILIVVRGRVDAWRDPQIRVFLGYLVLFSVAASVFQRLENGVDFRDALAHSFFTVSSILSTTGFASDDYTQWGHFIVALAFVATFMGGCSGSTAGGLKAYRLIILFNFIRTGLYRLIYPDGIHAVRYGTMTVDIDLQRGVFLFFITYVAISAIGAILLGLMGYDVLTAISASATSLSNVGPGVTQAIGPAGSFAGFHDAALYLLSFLMLLGRLEILTVLVILTPLFWKS, encoded by the coding sequence TTGAACGCCACCATCTTCCGGTCCGCCATCAATATCGCCGCCATCAGCGGCATCTATCTCTCCGTGGCGATGCTCATCCCGGCGTTTATCGACGTGTATTACGGCCATCCCGATTCGGAAGTCTTCTTTCTTTCCGCCTTCATGACCGGCGGCCTGTCGCTCGCCACGGCCGCAGCGACCCGCGCCGGCCCACCGCCCTTCAACAAGCGCATGGGCTTCCTCGTCGTCAACATGCTCTGGCTGAGCGCGAGTTTCATCGGTGCGATGCCACTCTGGCTGTCCTCGATGAAATTGACGTTCGCGCAGGCATTTTTCGAATCGGTCTCGGCGATCAGCACGACGGGCTCGACCGTCATCGTCGGCCTCGACGACGCGCCGCCCGGCATCCTGATGTGGCGCTCGCTGCTGCACTGGCTCGGCGGCATCGGGATTCTCGCGCTCGGGCTGTTCATCATGCCGTATCTGCGCGTTGGCGGCATGTCCTTCTTCAAGCTCGAATCATCCGACACCGCCGACAAGCCCTTTGCCCGCATCGCTAGCTACACCCGCGCGTTCCTCGCCATCTACGTGGCGATCACACTGATCTGCGCCATCACCTATGCAGCCCTCGGCATGAGCCGCTTCGACGCGCTGAACCATGCCATGTCCACCGTTGCGACGGGCGGGCTCTCAACGCATGACGCCTCCTTCGGCTATTTCAAAAGCCTGCCGCTGCTCTGGGCCGCCACCTTCTTCATGACGCTCTCGAGCCTGCCCTTCTCGGTGCTGATCCTCATCGTCGTGCGCGGCCGCGTCGATGCGTGGCGTGATCCGCAGATCCGTGTGTTCCTCGGCTATCTCGTGCTTTTCTCCGTGGCAGCCAGCGTCTTCCAGCGCCTTGAAAACGGCGTCGATTTCCGCGATGCCCTGGCACATTCCTTCTTCACCGTCTCGTCGATCCTTTCGACGACCGGCTTTGCCAGCGACGACTATACGCAATGGGGCCATTTCATCGTGGCGCTCGCCTTCGTCGCAACCTTCATGGGCGGCTGTTCGGGATCAACCGCCGGCGGCCTCAAGGCCTACCGCCTGATCATCCTGTTCAACTTCATCCGCACCGGCCTCTACCGCCTCATCTATCCGGACGGCATTCATGCCGTGCGCTACGGGACGATGACCGTCGATATCGATCTCCAGCGCGGCGTCTTCCTGTTCTTCATCACCTATGTGGCGATTTCCGCCATCGGCGCCATCCTGCTCGGCCTGATGGGCTACGATGTGCTGACGGCGATTTCGGCATCCGCCACCTCGCTCTCCAATGTCGGCCCCGGCGTCACCCAGGCGATCGGTCCGGCCGGCTCATTCGCTGGCTTCCACGATGCAGCGCTCTATCTCCTCTCCTTCCTCATGCTACTTGGCCGTCTCGAAATCCTCACCGTTCTCGTGATCCTGACACCGCTGTTCTGGAAGAGCTGA
- a CDS encoding DUF47 domain-containing protein: MLSLFRKLMPREDRFFDYFEQHSRTVVGAAEALQQVLAGGPDMEKHCDRIIALEDQADDITREVLLAVRRSFITPFDRGDIKDLIQSMDDAIDMMHKTVKTIRLYEQTSFEPGMQEMGDVVVKAAHLIAEAIPLLDKVGVHAGRLSAIAEEVTRVEGRSDELHDQGLKNLFKQYGKSDPMAYIIGSEIYGELEKVVDRFEDVANEISGIVIENV, from the coding sequence ATGCTCTCGCTGTTTCGCAAACTTATGCCGCGTGAAGATCGCTTCTTCGATTATTTCGAACAGCATTCCCGCACCGTCGTCGGCGCTGCCGAAGCCCTCCAGCAGGTGCTTGCCGGCGGCCCCGACATGGAAAAACACTGCGACCGTATCATCGCGCTGGAAGACCAGGCCGACGACATCACCCGTGAAGTCCTGCTCGCCGTGCGCCGCAGCTTCATCACCCCCTTCGACCGCGGTGACATCAAGGACCTGATCCAGTCGATGGACGATGCCATCGACATGATGCACAAGACGGTAAAAACCATCCGCCTCTACGAGCAGACCAGTTTCGAGCCCGGCATGCAGGAAATGGGCGACGTCGTCGTCAAGGCCGCCCATCTCATCGCCGAGGCCATCCCACTGCTCGACAAGGTCGGCGTGCATGCCGGCCGCCTCAGCGCCATCGCCGAGGAAGTCACCCGCGTTGAGGGCCGCTCCGACGAGCTGCATGACCAGGGCCTGAAGAACCTTTTCAAGCAATACGGCAAGTCCGACCCGATGGCCTACATCATCGGCAGCGAGATCTACGGCGAACTGGAAAAGGTCGTCGACCGCTTCGAGGACGTGGCGAACGAGATCAGCGGTATCGTGATCGAGAACGTCTGA
- a CDS encoding HlyU family transcriptional regulator, translating into MASFFSKLFGRGSGPAAPAKIAEETEAYNDLTLVAAPIPEGGQYRLAGRIEKRDGDRVWTRSFIRADLFSSRDDTVASTFRKAKQIADQHGASLFSDGVDSRQV; encoded by the coding sequence ATGGCATCGTTCTTTTCAAAACTCTTCGGTCGCGGCAGCGGCCCGGCAGCTCCGGCGAAAATCGCTGAGGAAACCGAGGCCTACAACGACCTTACGCTCGTCGCAGCTCCCATTCCGGAGGGCGGCCAGTATCGCCTTGCCGGGCGGATCGAAAAGCGGGATGGCGACCGGGTGTGGACCCGTTCCTTCATCCGCGCCGATCTCTTTTCCTCGCGGGACGACACGGTTGCCTCGACCTTCCGCAAGGCCAAGCAGATTGCCGACCAGCATGGTGCCTCGCTTTTCAGCGACGGCGTGGACAGCCGGCAGGTTTGA
- the ilvA gene encoding threonine ammonia-lyase: MKPDVDAARDALRGLFSETPLQLNEHLSARYGADIYLKREDLSPVRSYKIRGAFNFFRKVLAKEDGARSFVCASAGNHAQGFAFVCRHFGVPGVVFMPVTTPQQKINKTRIFGGEFVTIKLVGDFFDQCYKAARDHAAETGALMVPPFDHEDIIEGQATVAAEIVEQLGDTLPDLVVLPVGGGGLASGVTGYLADKLGPSSFLFCEPAGAPSLKRSLESRAVVTLDQVDNFVDGAAVGQIGALNFAALSQFSADQVMLLSENAICVTMIDMLNVEGVVLEPAGALSLTALDALGREALEGKTVVAVVSGGNFDFERLPDVKERAMRHAGLKKYFILRLAQRPGALKDFLNMLGPDDDIARFEYLKKSARNFGSILIGIETKAPENFAVLKKAFDGAGMRYQDITENEILANLII, from the coding sequence ATGAAACCGGACGTCGACGCAGCCCGTGACGCATTGCGCGGGCTTTTTTCCGAAACACCCCTTCAGCTCAATGAACATCTCTCCGCCCGCTATGGCGCGGATATTTACCTGAAGCGCGAGGATCTCTCGCCGGTGCGTTCCTACAAAATCAGGGGCGCGTTCAATTTCTTCCGCAAGGTTTTGGCGAAAGAGGACGGCGCCCGCAGCTTCGTCTGCGCGTCCGCCGGCAACCATGCTCAGGGCTTCGCCTTCGTCTGCCGCCATTTCGGCGTGCCGGGCGTGGTCTTCATGCCGGTGACGACGCCGCAGCAGAAGATCAACAAGACGCGCATTTTCGGTGGCGAGTTCGTGACGATCAAGCTCGTCGGCGACTTCTTCGACCAGTGCTACAAGGCGGCCCGCGATCATGCTGCGGAGACTGGCGCGCTGATGGTGCCGCCGTTCGACCATGAGGATATCATCGAGGGGCAGGCGACGGTGGCGGCGGAAATCGTCGAGCAGCTCGGCGACACATTGCCGGATCTCGTGGTGCTCCCCGTCGGCGGTGGCGGGCTTGCCTCAGGGGTTACCGGCTATCTTGCCGACAAGCTCGGTCCCTCCAGTTTCCTGTTCTGCGAACCTGCCGGTGCGCCGAGCCTCAAGCGCAGCCTGGAAAGCAGAGCCGTGGTGACGCTCGACCAGGTGGATAATTTTGTCGACGGTGCCGCTGTCGGGCAGATCGGCGCGCTCAATTTCGCGGCGCTCAGCCAGTTTTCCGCTGATCAGGTCATGCTGCTCTCCGAAAACGCGATCTGCGTGACGATGATCGACATGCTGAATGTCGAGGGCGTGGTGCTGGAGCCGGCCGGCGCGCTGTCGCTGACGGCGCTCGATGCGCTCGGCCGCGAGGCGCTGGAGGGCAAGACGGTGGTGGCCGTCGTTTCCGGCGGCAATTTCGATTTCGAGCGCCTGCCGGACGTCAAGGAACGCGCCATGCGGCATGCGGGCTTGAAGAAATACTTCATCCTGCGGCTTGCCCAGCGCCCCGGCGCCCTGAAGGACTTCCTCAATATGCTCGGCCCGGACGACGACATCGCCCGCTTCGAATACCTGAAGAAATCCGCCCGCAACTTCGGCTCGATCCTCATCGGCATCGAGACAAAGGCGCCGGAGAACTTTGCGGTTCTCAAGAAAGCCTTCGACGGTGCGGGCATGCGCTACCAGGACATCACCGAGAACGAAATTCTCGCAAACCTCATCATCTAG
- a CDS encoding inorganic phosphate transporter gives MDATLAFPLLVGLVGIALLFDFLNGLHDAANSIATIVSTRVLRPQYAVMWAAFFNFIAFLFFGLHVAETLGKGIIDPGIVSPLVIFAALMGAIIWNVVTWIFGIPSSSSHALIGGLVGAGLAKTGFDAVVWSGLIKTASAIFLSPAIGFLLALILVLIVSWLFVRQTPFAVDRTFRVMQFISASLYSLGHGGNDAQKTMGIIAVLLYSQGYLGGEFYVPFWVVITCQAAMALGTLMGGWRIVHTMGSKITRLNPMQGFCAETGGAITLFAATWLGIPVSTTHTITGAIIGVGAARRVTAVRWGIAGNIVIAWIVTLPSAAAISALFYLTLSVFSG, from the coding sequence ATGGACGCCACCCTCGCCTTTCCGCTGCTGGTCGGCCTCGTCGGCATAGCGCTGCTCTTCGATTTCCTGAACGGCCTGCACGACGCGGCAAATTCCATCGCCACGATCGTCTCGACGCGCGTGCTGCGCCCGCAATATGCCGTCATGTGGGCGGCGTTCTTCAATTTCATCGCCTTCCTGTTCTTCGGCCTGCACGTCGCCGAAACCCTCGGCAAGGGCATCATCGATCCCGGCATTGTCAGCCCGCTCGTCATCTTCGCCGCCCTGATGGGCGCGATCATCTGGAACGTCGTCACCTGGATCTTCGGCATCCCGTCGAGCTCCTCGCACGCCCTCATCGGCGGTCTCGTTGGTGCTGGCCTTGCCAAGACCGGTTTCGATGCCGTCGTCTGGAGCGGCCTCATCAAGACGGCAAGCGCCATCTTCCTGTCGCCCGCCATCGGCTTCCTCCTGGCGCTGATCCTCGTCTTGATCGTCTCCTGGCTTTTCGTGCGCCAGACCCCGTTCGCCGTCGACCGCACGTTTCGCGTCATGCAGTTCATCTCCGCTTCGCTCTATTCGCTCGGCCACGGCGGCAACGACGCACAGAAGACGATGGGCATCATCGCCGTGCTGCTTTATTCGCAAGGTTATCTCGGCGGCGAATTCTACGTGCCCTTCTGGGTGGTCATCACCTGCCAGGCGGCAATGGCGCTCGGCACGCTGATGGGAGGCTGGCGCATCGTGCATACGATGGGCTCGAAGATCACCCGCCTCAACCCGATGCAGGGTTTTTGCGCGGAAACCGGCGGGGCCATCACCCTCTTCGCCGCCACCTGGCTCGGCATCCCCGTCTCGACGACGCACACGATCACCGGCGCCATCATCGGCGTGGGTGCCGCCCGTCGCGTTACGGCAGTGCGCTGGGGAATCGCCGGCAACATCGTCATCGCCTGGATCGTGACGCTGCCCTCGGCAGCAGCGATTTCGGCGCTGTTCTATCTGACGCTCAGCGTTTT
- a CDS encoding GGDEF domain-containing protein gives MMGTENLILLLIEAGFYFVFMVGILHLRHQLGIGVFVAALGVMHFLETYLAAVFYVELPFGIISPGSSVLFSGKLMMILLLYVKEDAAVVRAPIYGLLAGNFLTVGLGFLLRHHQTVSAVPGRLADLAFIDEMGWLMLWGTTLLYIDSLAIILLYERLGRVFKHSTAMRFFVSGVVVLTFDQIGFFAALHFLNGAPIEVFWGGWLAKMMAACAYAVLITIYLSYSRISAIPVSPRPISDIFADLTFRERYEDLLDRSGRDALTGVYDRSRLEFEAPRMLSAMLVDGKPLALMIIDADHFKDVNDRFGHLAGDGVLRDIAACLQRTVRGNDKVFRFGGEEFVVICENITPDAGAERAEALRRAVETEIHRPDGAPVTVSIGIANSYNDGTTLNALLSTADARLYAAKNAGRNRVIFS, from the coding sequence ATCATGGGTACTGAAAATCTGATCCTGCTTCTCATCGAGGCCGGGTTCTATTTTGTCTTCATGGTGGGCATCCTGCATCTTCGCCATCAGTTGGGCATCGGCGTTTTCGTCGCCGCGCTCGGGGTGATGCACTTCCTCGAGACTTACTTGGCGGCCGTCTTCTACGTTGAATTGCCCTTCGGGATCATTTCGCCGGGTTCTTCCGTGCTTTTTTCCGGCAAGCTGATGATGATCCTCCTTCTTTATGTGAAGGAGGATGCGGCCGTCGTGCGGGCGCCGATCTACGGCCTGCTTGCCGGCAACTTTCTGACGGTGGGCCTCGGTTTCCTTCTGCGGCATCACCAGACCGTCAGCGCCGTGCCCGGTCGCCTTGCCGACCTCGCCTTCATCGACGAGATGGGCTGGCTGATGCTCTGGGGCACGACGCTGCTCTATATCGATTCGCTTGCCATCATCCTGCTCTACGAACGGCTCGGCCGGGTCTTCAAGCACAGCACGGCCATGCGCTTCTTCGTTTCCGGGGTCGTGGTTCTGACCTTCGACCAGATCGGCTTCTTTGCCGCCCTGCATTTCCTGAATGGTGCGCCGATCGAAGTCTTCTGGGGTGGCTGGCTTGCCAAGATGATGGCGGCCTGCGCCTATGCCGTGCTGATCACGATCTATCTCTCCTATTCGCGCATCTCGGCCATTCCGGTCTCGCCGCGGCCGATTTCGGATATTTTTGCCGATCTCACCTTCCGGGAGCGCTACGAGGATCTGCTCGACCGGTCCGGTAGGGACGCGCTGACCGGCGTCTACGATCGCAGCCGTCTGGAGTTCGAGGCGCCACGCATGCTTTCGGCAATGCTGGTGGACGGCAAGCCGCTGGCCCTGATGATCATCGATGCCGACCACTTCAAGGACGTCAACGACCGCTTCGGGCATCTGGCCGGCGATGGCGTGCTCAGGGATATCGCCGCCTGCCTGCAACGGACGGTGCGCGGCAACGACAAGGTCTTCCGCTTCGGCGGCGAGGAATTCGTGGTGATCTGCGAGAACATAACCCCCGATGCCGGCGCTGAACGAGCCGAGGCGTTGCGCCGCGCCGTGGAGACCGAAATTCACAGGCCAGACGGTGCGCCGGTGACGGTCAGCATCGGCATTGCCAACAGCTACAATGACGGTACGACGCTGAATGCGCTGCTTTCGACGGCTGACGCCCGGCTCTATGCCGCCAAGAATGCCGGCCGTAACCGCGTGATTTTCAGCTAG